From the Pseudomonas sp. SORT22 genome, one window contains:
- a CDS encoding DUF4952 domain-containing protein, translating to MRPLIILTLLLLCGSLQAAPKCEDFLGTLGAYPKGIQYQGCHQDIEGQTAPLIATYKVRGDEAAVAEAHLQQTYGMGRLQFFCCMWDSLRHFHRDPHSGINYQVLMASEETLANQRSQWAQIEFFYITVSVDTLEP from the coding sequence TTGCGCCCATTGATTATCCTGACCCTGCTCCTGCTGTGCGGGTCGCTGCAGGCCGCACCTAAGTGCGAGGACTTCCTCGGCACATTGGGCGCGTACCCCAAGGGCATCCAGTACCAGGGCTGCCATCAGGACATCGAAGGACAGACGGCGCCCTTGATCGCGACCTACAAGGTCAGGGGCGACGAAGCAGCGGTGGCCGAGGCCCACCTGCAGCAAACCTATGGCATGGGCCGCCTGCAGTTTTTCTGCTGCATGTGGGACTCGCTGCGCCACTTCCACCGCGACCCACACAGCGGCATCAATTACCAAGTCCTCATGGCCTCCGAAGAGACGCTGGCCAACCAGCGCTCGCAGTGGGCACAGATCGAGTTCTTCTACATCACCGTCAGCGTCGATACCCTCGAGCCCTGA
- a CDS encoding FecR domain-containing protein, whose amino-acid sequence MAQPLDYRTLEAAATWYVQLNAAPPSAAQLQAWQDWLGKNQAHAQAWARVEKLQRQLGRLPADVALPTLAGVRARRRAVLKTLALLVAVGATGWAVQQSTPGQAWMAELRTGKGQRRQVRLDDGSQLELNTDSAVDIRYDSQQRLLRLYSGEIMVQTAPDSAARPFMVETAEGRVRALGTRFNVRSDNGLSRVSVLEHAVQVRPLDQPLLMLRLEAGQSVSFNRTQIAAASTALPGTGAWTQGMLTVIEWRLADFISELRRYRPGVLRCAEGIADLRLSGAFRIDDTDTILENLGVSLPVRVRYMTRYWVSIEAV is encoded by the coding sequence ATGGCCCAGCCGCTGGACTATCGCACCCTCGAAGCTGCCGCCACCTGGTACGTGCAGCTCAACGCCGCGCCGCCCAGCGCTGCGCAGTTGCAGGCCTGGCAAGACTGGTTGGGCAAGAACCAGGCCCATGCCCAGGCCTGGGCGCGGGTCGAAAAGCTGCAGCGCCAACTGGGCCGGCTGCCCGCTGATGTCGCCCTGCCGACGCTTGCCGGCGTGCGCGCCCGGCGCCGCGCCGTGCTCAAGACCCTGGCGCTGCTCGTGGCCGTTGGCGCAACCGGCTGGGCGGTACAACAAAGTACCCCGGGCCAGGCGTGGATGGCCGAGCTGCGCACCGGCAAGGGCCAGCGCCGCCAGGTGCGCCTGGACGATGGCAGCCAGCTTGAACTGAACACCGACAGTGCCGTGGATATCCGCTACGACAGCCAGCAACGCCTGCTGCGCCTGTACAGTGGTGAGATCATGGTGCAAACCGCCCCTGACAGCGCGGCGCGCCCGTTCATGGTCGAAACCGCCGAAGGCCGGGTGCGCGCCCTCGGCACGCGCTTCAACGTGCGTAGCGACAATGGCCTGAGCCGGGTCAGCGTGCTCGAACATGCGGTACAGGTGCGCCCGCTCGACCAGCCGCTGCTGATGCTGCGCCTGGAGGCCGGGCAAAGCGTCAGCTTCAACCGCACGCAGATTGCTGCCGCCAGCACCGCCCTGCCCGGCACCGGCGCCTGGACCCAGGGCATGCTGACCGTGATCGAATGGCGCCTGGCCGATTTCATCAGCGAACTGCGCCGCTACCGCCCCGGCGTGCTGCGCTGCGCCGAGGGCATCGCTGACCTGCGCCTGTCAGGTGCGTTTCGCATCGACGACACCGACACGATTCTGGAAAACCTCGGCGTGTCGTTGCCGGTCAGGGTGCGTTACATGACTCGCTACTGGGTCAGCATTGAAGCTGTCTGA
- a CDS encoding FAD-binding and (Fe-S)-binding domain-containing protein — translation MIAQLPTSAPAGDYADFLAALRASGFRGQFSADYATRTVLATDNSIYQRLPQAAVFPLDAEDVARVATLMAEPRFRQIKLTPRGGGTGTNGQSLTDGIVVDLSRHMNNILEINVEERWVRVQAGVVKDQLNAALKPHGLFFAPELSTSNRATVGGMINTDASGQGSCTYGKTRDHVLELHSVLLGGERLHSLPIDDQALEQACAQEGRSGEVYRMARQIQETQAELIETIFPKLNRCLTGYDLAHLRDEQGRFNLNSVLCGAEGSLGYLVEAKLNVLPIPKYAVLVNVRYSSFMDALRDANALMAHKPLSIETVDSKVLMLAMKDIVWHSVAEYFPAEAERPTLGINLVEFCGDDPAEVNARVQAFVAHLQADTGVERLGHTLAEGAEAVTRVYTMRKRSVGLLGNVEGEVRPQPFVEDTAVPPEQLADYIADFRALLDSYGLAYGMFGHVDAGVLHVRPALDMKDPAQAALVKPISDAVAALTHRYGGLLWGEHGKGLRSEYVPDFFGALYPALQSLKGAFDPYNQLNPGKICTPPDSEQGLIKVNEAPMRGDFDRQIDERVWQSFGSAVHCNGNGACYNFDPNDAMCPSWKATRERQHSPKGRASLIREWLRLQGAASIDVLAAAKNKTSWLKELPKRLRNNQARSRGEADFSHEVYEAMAGCLACKSCAGQCPIKVNVPEFRSRFLELYHGRYQRPLRDYLIGSLEFSIPYMAYAPGLYNAVMGSKWVSRLLERHVGMLDSPLISRYNLQNTLTRCNVRAASVPALRELTPAQRERSIVLVQDAFTRYFETPLLASFIELAHRLGHKVFLAPYSANGKPLHVQGFLAAFGKAAIRNATQLKALADCGVPLVGLDPAMTLVYRQEYQKVEGLSDCPKVLLPQEWLIDVLPEQAAGASETFRLLAHCTEKTNVPASTRQWEQVFARLGLKLVTEATGCCGMSGTYGHEARNQDTSRTIFEQSWAGKLDKPGEALATGYSCRSQVKRMAERQLRHPLEVLLQFAKG, via the coding sequence ATGATCGCCCAGTTGCCGACCAGCGCCCCCGCTGGCGACTATGCCGATTTTCTCGCCGCCCTGCGCGCCAGCGGTTTCCGTGGCCAGTTCAGCGCCGACTATGCCACCCGCACGGTGCTCGCCACCGACAACTCGATCTACCAGCGCCTGCCGCAAGCGGCGGTGTTTCCGCTGGATGCCGAGGATGTTGCCCGCGTCGCTACGCTGATGGCCGAACCGCGCTTTCGCCAGATCAAGCTCACCCCGCGCGGCGGTGGCACCGGCACCAACGGCCAGTCGCTGACCGACGGCATCGTCGTCGACCTGTCGCGGCACATGAACAACATTCTCGAGATCAACGTCGAGGAGCGTTGGGTGCGGGTACAGGCCGGGGTGGTCAAGGACCAGCTCAACGCAGCGCTCAAGCCCCACGGGCTGTTCTTCGCCCCGGAGCTGTCGACCTCCAACCGCGCCACCGTCGGCGGCATGATCAACACCGATGCCAGCGGCCAGGGCAGTTGCACCTACGGCAAGACCCGCGACCACGTGCTCGAACTGCACAGTGTGCTGCTCGGCGGCGAGCGCCTGCACAGCCTGCCGATTGATGACCAGGCGCTGGAGCAGGCTTGTGCACAAGAAGGCCGCAGCGGTGAGGTGTACCGCATGGCCCGGCAGATTCAGGAAACCCAGGCCGAACTGATCGAGACCATCTTCCCCAAGCTCAACCGCTGCCTGACCGGCTACGACCTCGCGCACCTGCGCGACGAGCAGGGCCGCTTCAACCTCAACAGCGTGCTGTGCGGTGCCGAAGGCTCGCTGGGTTACCTGGTCGAGGCCAAGCTCAATGTGCTGCCGATTCCCAAGTACGCCGTGCTGGTCAACGTACGCTACAGCAGCTTCATGGATGCCCTGCGCGATGCCAATGCGCTGATGGCGCACAAGCCACTGTCGATCGAGACGGTGGACTCCAAGGTGCTGATGCTGGCGATGAAGGACATCGTCTGGCACAGCGTCGCCGAGTACTTCCCCGCCGAAGCCGAGCGCCCGACCCTGGGTATCAACCTGGTGGAGTTCTGTGGTGATGATCCGGCCGAAGTGAACGCGCGGGTGCAAGCCTTCGTCGCCCACCTGCAGGCCGATACCGGCGTCGAGCGCCTGGGCCACACCCTGGCTGAAGGCGCCGAAGCGGTGACCCGCGTCTACACCATGCGCAAGCGCTCGGTGGGCCTGCTTGGCAACGTTGAAGGCGAAGTGCGCCCGCAGCCGTTCGTGGAAGACACCGCCGTACCGCCCGAGCAACTGGCCGACTACATTGCCGATTTCCGTGCCTTGCTCGACAGCTACGGCCTGGCCTACGGCATGTTCGGCCACGTCGATGCCGGCGTGCTCCACGTGCGCCCGGCGCTGGACATGAAAGATCCGGCCCAGGCGGCGCTGGTCAAGCCGATTTCCGATGCCGTGGCGGCGCTGACCCATCGCTACGGCGGCCTGCTCTGGGGCGAACACGGCAAGGGCCTGCGTTCGGAATACGTGCCGGATTTCTTCGGCGCCCTGTACCCGGCGCTGCAATCGCTCAAGGGCGCCTTCGACCCCTACAATCAGCTCAACCCCGGCAAGATCTGCACCCCGCCGGACAGCGAACAGGGTCTGATAAAGGTCAACGAAGCACCGATGCGCGGCGACTTTGACCGGCAGATTGATGAGCGGGTGTGGCAGAGCTTTGGCAGCGCCGTGCACTGCAACGGCAACGGCGCCTGCTACAACTTCGACCCCAACGACGCCATGTGCCCATCGTGGAAAGCCACCCGCGAACGCCAGCATTCGCCCAAGGGCCGTGCCTCGCTGATCCGCGAATGGTTGCGCCTGCAGGGTGCGGCCAGTATCGATGTGCTGGCGGCGGCAAAGAACAAGACCTCCTGGCTCAAGGAGCTGCCCAAGCGCCTGCGCAACAACCAGGCCCGCTCCCGTGGCGAGGCTGACTTTTCCCACGAAGTCTACGAAGCCATGGCCGGCTGCCTGGCGTGCAAATCCTGCGCGGGGCAGTGTCCGATCAAGGTCAACGTGCCGGAGTTTCGTTCACGCTTTCTGGAGCTGTACCACGGCCGCTATCAGCGTCCGCTGCGTGACTACCTGATCGGTTCGCTGGAGTTCAGCATTCCTTACATGGCTTATGCGCCAGGCTTGTACAACGCGGTGATGGGTTCGAAGTGGGTCAGCCGCCTGCTTGAGCGCCATGTCGGCATGCTCGACAGCCCGCTGATCAGCCGCTACAACCTGCAGAACACCTTGACCCGCTGCAACGTGCGCGCGGCCAGCGTACCCGCGCTGCGCGAGCTGACCCCTGCCCAGCGCGAGCGCAGCATCGTTCTGGTTCAGGATGCCTTCACCCGCTACTTCGAAACACCGTTGCTGGCGTCGTTCATCGAACTGGCCCATCGGCTGGGTCACAAGGTGTTCCTCGCGCCCTACAGCGCCAACGGCAAACCCTTGCATGTCCAGGGCTTCCTCGCAGCCTTTGGCAAAGCGGCGATTCGCAACGCCACCCAGCTCAAGGCCCTGGCCGATTGCGGCGTGCCGCTGGTCGGCCTCGATCCGGCCATGACCCTGGTGTATCGCCAGGAATACCAGAAGGTCGAAGGCCTGAGCGATTGCCCGAAGGTGCTGCTGCCGCAGGAATGGTTGATCGACGTGCTGCCTGAACAGGCTGCGGGCGCCAGCGAAACCTTCCGCCTGCTGGCCCACTGCACCGAAAAAACCAACGTGCCGGCCAGCACCCGTCAGTGGGAACAGGTATTCGCCCGCCTGGGGCTGAAGCTCGTTACTGAGGCTACCGGCTGCTGCGGCATGTCGGGTACCTATGGCCACGAAGCGCGCAACCAGGACACCTCGCGGACCATCTTCGAGCAATCCTGGGCCGGCAAGCTGGATAAACCGGGGGAAGCATTGGCCACCGGTTATTCCTGCCGCAGCCAGGTCAAGCGCATGGCTGAGCGCCAGTTGCGTCATCCGCTGGAGGTGCTGCTGCAGTTCGCCAAGGGCTGA
- a CDS encoding LysR substrate-binding domain-containing protein → MNYRHLTPSMSLLLAFEAAARHESYTRAATELSLTQSAVSRQVQALEQQLGLTLFRREGRQVRLTDVGRLYQREMSEALGRIRSATLQAMAYQSGEGSLRLATLPTFGSKWLLPRLHEFYKLHPGMLVHINSRIEAIDFETSGIDAAIVVGNADVPGLVGHRLHAEELLVILSPETAASQADWSPPRLPEQLLLNVANNPNAWGEWFSHHGLAHRSMRLGPSFELTSHLIQAVRAGIGIGLVPRILVADELASGELVSVGAPFASQRSYYLIYPPRNQSLPSLAAFRGWLLGQI, encoded by the coding sequence ATGAATTACCGCCATCTCACACCGTCCATGTCATTGCTGCTGGCGTTCGAAGCCGCCGCCCGGCATGAAAGCTATACCCGCGCCGCCACCGAGCTGTCGCTGACCCAAAGCGCGGTGAGCCGCCAGGTGCAGGCGCTGGAGCAGCAACTGGGCCTGACCCTGTTCCGCCGCGAAGGCCGCCAGGTGCGCCTGACCGATGTCGGCCGGCTGTATCAACGGGAGATGAGCGAAGCCCTTGGGCGCATTCGCAGCGCCACCTTGCAGGCCATGGCCTATCAGTCCGGCGAAGGCAGCCTGCGCCTGGCCACCCTGCCGACCTTCGGTTCCAAGTGGCTACTGCCGCGCCTGCATGAATTCTACAAATTGCACCCGGGCATGCTGGTGCACATCAATTCGCGCATCGAAGCCATCGATTTCGAAACCAGCGGCATCGACGCCGCCATTGTCGTCGGCAATGCCGATGTGCCCGGGCTGGTCGGTCATCGCCTGCATGCCGAAGAGTTGCTGGTGATTCTGTCGCCGGAGACTGCCGCCAGCCAGGCCGACTGGTCGCCGCCGCGCCTGCCTGAGCAATTACTGCTCAACGTGGCCAACAACCCCAACGCCTGGGGCGAGTGGTTTTCCCATCATGGCCTGGCGCACCGCAGCATGCGCCTGGGGCCAAGCTTCGAGCTGACCTCGCACCTGATCCAGGCGGTGCGCGCCGGCATCGGTATCGGCCTGGTGCCGCGCATCCTGGTGGCCGACGAGCTGGCCAGCGGGGAGCTGGTCAGCGTCGGCGCGCCGTTTGCCAGCCAGCGCAGCTATTACCTGATCTACCCGCCGCGCAACCAGTCGCTGCCGTCATTGGCGGCATTTCGCGGCTGGTTGCTGGGGCAGATCTGA
- a CDS encoding NAD(P)-dependent alcohol dehydrogenase: MTSRAIIVQTGGGYDKVQVGTREAAAPQAGEISVRLHANSLNYHDFAVVSGMWGPTAPRIPMADGAGVVTAVGTGVNEFAVGDSVVSTFFPDWLDGQPLVEGFASVPGDGIDGYAREQVTARATSFTHAPKGYSHAQAATLTTAGLTAWRALMADDSLKPGDTVLVQGTGGVSIFALQFAKLAGATVIATSSSDDKLERLKALGADHLINYRKTPAWGEKVRQLTANRGVDHVIEVGGPATLEQSMIAARIGGHVSLIGILTGVAGNLPLVQALVRQIRLQGVLVGSRAQQQAMVRAIDANGLRPVIDKTFELEQIVEAFRYQESNQHFGKICLSI, from the coding sequence ATGACCAGCAGGGCCATTATCGTCCAGACCGGCGGTGGTTACGACAAGGTGCAGGTAGGCACCCGCGAGGCAGCCGCCCCGCAAGCCGGCGAAATCAGCGTGCGCCTGCATGCCAACTCGCTCAACTATCACGACTTCGCCGTGGTCAGCGGCATGTGGGGGCCGACTGCGCCGCGTATTCCCATGGCCGATGGCGCTGGCGTGGTGACCGCAGTGGGCACTGGCGTCAACGAGTTCGCTGTCGGTGATTCGGTGGTCAGTACGTTCTTCCCGGACTGGCTGGACGGCCAACCGTTGGTCGAAGGTTTCGCCAGCGTTCCGGGCGACGGCATCGATGGTTACGCCCGCGAACAGGTCACCGCTCGCGCGACGTCCTTTACTCATGCACCCAAGGGCTACAGCCACGCGCAAGCGGCGACCCTGACTACCGCCGGCCTGACTGCCTGGCGTGCGCTGATGGCCGACGACTCGCTCAAGCCGGGCGATACCGTGCTGGTGCAAGGCACCGGTGGCGTGTCGATTTTCGCCCTGCAGTTCGCCAAGCTGGCGGGGGCCACGGTGATCGCCACGTCCTCCAGCGACGACAAGCTCGAACGCCTCAAGGCCCTGGGCGCCGACCACCTGATCAACTACCGCAAAACCCCGGCCTGGGGCGAGAAAGTACGCCAGCTCACCGCCAACCGCGGTGTCGATCACGTGATCGAGGTCGGTGGTCCGGCGACCCTGGAGCAGTCGATGATCGCCGCGCGTATCGGCGGGCATGTGTCGCTGATCGGCATTCTTACCGGCGTGGCGGGCAACCTGCCGCTGGTCCAGGCGCTGGTGCGGCAGATCCGCCTGCAGGGTGTGCTGGTTGGCAGCCGCGCCCAGCAGCAGGCGATGGTCCGCGCCATCGATGCCAATGGCCTGCGCCCGGTGATCGACAAGACCTTCGAGCTGGAACAGATCGTCGAGGCCTTCCGTTACCAGGAAAGCAACCAGCACTTCGGCAAGATCTGCCTGAGCATCTGA
- a CDS encoding TonB-dependent siderophore receptor, with translation MTPTCPRAPRPLVRAVHLALFGLTLAPLPLLALLPAQAMAQSASTQFQIAPGPLGTTLSLFATRANITLSFDARQTQGQQSAGLHGTYSVEEGLARLLSGTGLQAQRQSNGGYVLVPANTGAAMELGATSINAQGLGETTEGTHSYTTAATRTATKLPLSIRETPQTITVVTRQQMDDQGAQSISDVLRNTPGVSAQTYDSDRTEFTSRGLVITNYQYDGVNTVYDGVYGEGTAHVDMSIYDRVEVLKGATGLMTGSGDPSATVNLIRKKPTAQFQGSLTGSAGSWDNYRGEVDVSGPINSSGSVRGRFVSAQQDKKGYQDHYQQNKEVYYGILEADITPDTLLTVGIDQQTTTPRGSSWTGNPVYYTDGGRTDFSRSFNPGADWSRRDFQNRTYFASLEQALANDWSLKLSVNQLQSDHDTRLASASGGAPDRNGDGMYFFWGRWEGHRVQNSADLNISGPFTLFGRQHDLVVGLDTNHSRQTGATWDTGEFGTVPGSIFDWDGHIGVPDFPKNGKYEQKKSQNGAYIATRLHPTDDFSVILGTRVSTFKYSDNYDYDGLNPNFADSQASYKQHGVVTPYAGVVYDLNDTYSVYASYTSIYQPQSNKDSNGATLDPVEGDSYETGLKAAYFDGKLNASLALFRIEQDNVAESIGTNPATNEGIYKATSGATTQGIELEVAGELQEGWNLSAGYTYARSRDADEQRIYGFPMSTSKPEHLVRLFTTYRLPGVLDKVTVGGGINWQSAFYGKIYNRSIEDYSFIKQGGYTLVDLMTRYQYNEQLSFTVNANNVFDKRYLTGLGNFDTTYYGDPRNVMLTTRWEF, from the coding sequence ATGACCCCGACTTGTCCGCGCGCCCCTCGCCCGCTGGTTCGCGCTGTCCACCTGGCGCTGTTCGGCCTGACCCTGGCACCGTTGCCGCTGCTCGCGCTGCTGCCGGCCCAGGCCATGGCGCAAAGCGCCAGCACCCAGTTCCAGATCGCCCCGGGCCCGCTGGGCACTACCCTGAGCCTGTTCGCCACCCGCGCCAACATCACCCTGTCGTTCGATGCGCGCCAGACTCAAGGCCAGCAGTCGGCCGGCCTGCACGGCACCTACTCGGTCGAGGAAGGCCTGGCGCGCCTGCTCAGCGGCACCGGCCTGCAGGCCCAGCGTCAGTCCAACGGCGGCTACGTGCTGGTGCCCGCCAATACTGGCGCGGCGATGGAACTGGGCGCCACCAGCATCAATGCTCAAGGCCTGGGTGAAACCACCGAGGGTACGCATTCCTACACTACCGCAGCGACCCGTACTGCGACCAAGCTGCCGTTGTCGATCCGCGAGACGCCACAAACCATCACCGTGGTTACCCGCCAGCAGATGGACGATCAGGGCGCCCAGAGTATTTCCGATGTGCTGCGCAATACCCCCGGCGTCTCGGCGCAAACCTATGACAGCGACCGCACCGAGTTCACCAGCCGCGGCCTGGTGATCACCAACTACCAGTACGACGGCGTCAACACCGTGTATGACGGGGTGTACGGTGAAGGTACCGCGCATGTCGACATGTCGATCTATGACCGTGTGGAGGTGCTCAAGGGCGCCACCGGCCTGATGACCGGCTCCGGCGACCCGTCGGCCACAGTCAACCTGATCCGCAAGAAACCGACCGCGCAGTTCCAGGGCTCGCTCACCGGCAGTGCCGGCAGCTGGGACAACTACCGCGGTGAAGTCGATGTCTCCGGTCCGATCAACAGCAGCGGTAGCGTGCGTGGGCGTTTCGTCAGCGCCCAGCAGGACAAGAAGGGCTACCAGGACCATTACCAGCAGAACAAAGAGGTGTACTACGGCATCCTCGAGGCCGACATCACCCCGGATACCCTGCTGACCGTCGGTATCGACCAGCAGACCACCACCCCGCGCGGCAGCTCCTGGACCGGCAACCCGGTGTACTACACCGACGGCGGTCGCACTGACTTCTCCCGCTCGTTCAACCCGGGCGCCGACTGGAGCCGCCGCGACTTCCAGAACCGCACCTACTTCGCCTCGCTGGAACAGGCGCTGGCCAACGACTGGTCGCTCAAGCTCAGCGTCAACCAGTTGCAGAGCGATCACGACACCCGCCTGGCCTCGGCCAGCGGTGGCGCGCCGGATCGCAATGGTGACGGCATGTACTTTTTCTGGGGCCGCTGGGAAGGCCACCGGGTGCAGAACAGTGCCGACCTGAATATCTCCGGCCCGTTCACCCTGTTCGGCCGCCAGCACGACCTGGTCGTCGGCCTTGACACCAACCATTCGCGCCAGACCGGCGCCACCTGGGACACCGGCGAATTTGGCACGGTGCCCGGCAGCATCTTTGACTGGGACGGTCACATCGGCGTGCCGGACTTCCCGAAAAACGGCAAGTACGAACAGAAGAAAAGCCAGAACGGCGCCTACATCGCCACCCGCCTGCACCCGACCGATGACTTTTCAGTCATCCTCGGCACCCGGGTCAGCACCTTCAAGTACAGCGACAATTACGACTACGACGGCCTGAACCCGAACTTTGCCGACAGCCAGGCCAGCTACAAGCAACACGGCGTGGTCACGCCCTACGCCGGAGTGGTCTATGACCTGAACGACACCTACTCGGTGTACGCCAGCTACACCTCGATCTACCAGCCACAGAGCAACAAAGACAGCAACGGTGCCACCCTCGACCCGGTCGAAGGCGACAGCTACGAAACCGGCCTGAAAGCGGCCTACTTCGACGGCAAGCTCAACGCCAGCCTGGCGCTGTTTCGCATCGAGCAGGACAACGTCGCCGAGTCGATCGGCACCAACCCTGCGACCAATGAGGGCATCTACAAGGCGACCAGTGGCGCCACCACACAGGGCATCGAGCTGGAAGTGGCTGGTGAGCTGCAGGAAGGCTGGAACCTCTCGGCCGGCTATACCTACGCGCGTTCACGCGATGCCGACGAGCAGCGAATCTATGGCTTCCCGATGAGCACCAGCAAACCTGAACACCTGGTGCGGCTGTTCACCACCTACCGCCTGCCGGGGGTGCTGGACAAGGTGACAGTGGGGGGTGGAATCAACTGGCAGAGCGCGTTTTACGGCAAGATCTACAACCGCTCGATCGAGGATTACAGCTTCATCAAGCAAGGCGGCTATACCCTGGTCGATCTGATGACCCGTTATCAATACAACGAGCAGCTGAGCTTCACGGTCAATGCCAACAACGTCTTCGACAAGCGCTACCTGACCGGGCTGGGCAACTTCGACACCACCTACTACGGTGATCCGCGCAATGTGATGCTGACGACGCGCTGGGAGTTCTGA
- a CDS encoding class I SAM-dependent methyltransferase yields MKVCMTHRETFYHVLKAVFDACNKKPVIAELGVLRGQNALNLYNALSPEQMVLIDSWSPSATEAYSPFDQLPPWVDPVDSYDYYYGGSLYDMATWDNLYEECQGKFADKPNVTLIRAETIDAIPEIQPRTGIEKFDLIYIDANHQYEYILRDMMYYQDLLADDGFMLLNDCCHSLQGTKQNLGVLEALSSFLKRSDFVPVAVTNTDWSDVILVKKNSMMLQLVDIAITNSDIPFVEIPHQLMSAARVVYGKQRTNISFA; encoded by the coding sequence ATGAAAGTCTGTATGACCCACCGCGAGACCTTCTACCACGTTCTCAAGGCAGTGTTTGACGCCTGCAATAAAAAGCCGGTCATCGCCGAGCTTGGCGTCTTGCGCGGGCAAAATGCGCTGAACCTCTATAACGCCCTCAGCCCTGAACAGATGGTCTTGATCGACAGCTGGAGCCCCTCGGCCACCGAAGCCTACAGCCCGTTCGACCAGCTGCCACCTTGGGTTGACCCTGTAGATAGCTATGATTACTACTATGGCGGCTCGCTTTATGACATGGCCACCTGGGACAACCTGTATGAAGAATGCCAGGGCAAATTCGCCGACAAGCCCAACGTCACCCTCATTCGCGCCGAGACGATCGACGCCATTCCTGAGATCCAGCCAAGAACCGGTATCGAGAAATTCGACCTGATCTACATTGATGCCAACCATCAATACGAGTACATCCTGCGCGACATGATGTACTACCAGGACCTGCTGGCCGATGATGGCTTCATGCTTCTCAACGATTGCTGCCATAGCCTGCAAGGCACCAAGCAGAACCTGGGTGTACTGGAAGCCCTCAGCAGCTTCCTCAAGCGTTCCGACTTCGTGCCTGTGGCCGTGACCAACACTGACTGGTCGGATGTCATCCTGGTCAAAAAGAACTCGATGATGCTGCAACTTGTGGACATCGCCATCACCAACTCGGATATCCCGTTCGTCGAAATCCCGCATCAACTGATGTCCGCCGCCCGGGTTGTTTACGGCAAGCAGCGCACCAACATCAGCTTTGCCTGA
- a CDS encoding sigma-70 family RNA polymerase sigma factor, with the protein MPAPDHAALHALYSEHNGWLKNWLRTRLGNAADAADLAQDTFIRVLNARNADTIREPRSYLGAIAHALMIDKFRRKALEQAYLDELALRPERVAESPESRLLILETLLAVDQMLDGLGERTRSIFLAVQLEGLSYVATAERLGISVTTVKKHLIRAMTHCLLLTDD; encoded by the coding sequence ATGCCCGCTCCCGATCATGCTGCCCTGCACGCGCTCTACAGCGAACATAACGGTTGGTTGAAAAACTGGCTGCGTACCCGCCTGGGCAATGCCGCCGATGCCGCCGACCTTGCCCAGGACACCTTTATCCGGGTATTGAATGCACGCAATGCAGACACCATTCGCGAGCCGCGCAGCTACCTGGGCGCCATCGCCCATGCGCTGATGATCGACAAGTTTCGCCGCAAGGCGCTTGAACAGGCCTATCTGGACGAACTGGCGCTGCGCCCGGAGCGGGTCGCCGAATCACCGGAAAGCCGCTTGCTGATCCTCGAAACCCTGCTGGCGGTGGACCAGATGCTCGATGGCCTGGGCGAGCGCACGCGCTCTATCTTCCTGGCCGTGCAACTCGAAGGCCTGAGCTATGTGGCTACCGCCGAACGCCTGGGGATATCGGTGACCACGGTGAAAAAACACCTGATCCGCGCCATGACCCACTGCCTGCTGCTCACGGACGACTGA